From the Budorcas taxicolor isolate Tak-1 chromosome 1, Takin1.1, whole genome shotgun sequence genome, one window contains:
- the CRYGS gene encoding gamma-crystallin S, with the protein MSKAGTKITFFEDKNFQGRHYDSDCDCADFHMYLSRCNSIRVEGGTWAVYERPNFAGYMYILPRGEYPEYQHWMGLNDRLSSCRAVHLSSGGQYKIQIFEKGDFNGQMYEATEDCPSIMEQFHMREIHSCKVLEGAWIFYELPNYRGRQYLLDKKEYRKPVDWGAASPAVQSFRRIVE; encoded by the exons ATTACTTTCTTTGAAGACAAAAACTTTCAAGGCCGCCACTATGACAGCGACTGCGACTGTGCGGATTTCCACATGTACCTGAGCCGCTGCAACTCCATCAGAGTGGAAGGAGGCACCTGGGCTGTGTATGAAAGGCCCAATTTTGCTGGGTACATGTACATCCTACCCCGGGGCGAGTATCCTGAGTACCAGCACTGGATGGGCCTCAACGACCGCCTCAGCTCCTGCAGGGCTGTTCACTTG tctagtGGAGGCCAGTATAAGATTCAGATCTTTGAGAAAGGGGATTTTAATGGTCAGATGTATGAGGCCACAGAAGACTGCCCTTCCATCATGGAGCAGTTCCACATGCGGGAGATCCACTCCTGCAAGGTGCTGGAGGGCGCCTGGATCTTCTATGAGCTGCCCAACTACCGCGGCAGGCAGTACCTGCTGGACAAGAAGGAGTACCGGAAGCCCGTCGACTGGGGTGCAGCTTCCCCAGCTGTCCAGTCTTTCCGCCGCATTGTGGAGTGA